The genomic window GTTTCGTGGTTTCAAAAGGTTTTTCTACAGTAGGAAAATGTGAAAACCTTGTTAAATTAGCATATCCATAGACATGGTTGAGGTTAACATTAATAACGTTCCAACTGATTAAAATCTGCCTTTACTTGCTGACAGCAGTTTAGGGTCGGGAATCGATATCATCCAAAACGAGGTTCCATCTAATCTCAGGGTCGCTTGGACCAATCCCATTTGTGACATCTAATCTTGTCCAAGTAATCCTGGTTTGCCTATGCATATCATATCCATGTGTCCTTATTAGCATCGCTAACATGGAGATGGACCCAATCCAGACAGCACTTGGGGTGCCTTGGTCCcaaactctctgtctctctctctctccctctctctgtctctgtgaccTCTGTGACTCCGTCATGACTATGGAAATGAGCCTGGGGATGACTCACACTGATTAAAACCGGTCTTTTGAACACCATGGAGTACTCTAGCGTCCCACAATCGACGGGTGGGACTTTAGAGACGACCCTCAGAACCCTCTTGTTTTTCGGACGCTCAGAGAAAGCCCTGCTTGACCCTGGAGTCCGGTTTGAACAAAGACGGCGTCAATCAgttctcactctcacacacacacacacaccaacacacacacacacacacacacacacacacacacacacacacacacacacacacacacacacacacacacacagacacacacacacacacacacacacacacacacacacacacacacacacacacacacacacacacacaaacacacacacacacacacacatgcacacatgcaaacacacacatgcacacatgcacagactcaGGCatgtatataaacacacacaagcacacatgcaaacatacacacgcacagatgcacatgcatgggcataaacacataaacaaacctaCTGTTTGTATAATTGTGTGTTCACTGAGACGTGACcaacacaaacagaacaaaaaccCGCCTAACCAATCAGCAACCTATAAACACGTACAAAGGCACAATGTGCATTGCTGTATGCGTTGCTCTCAAATTAACATGTAAACACTGACATGGGAACACTATCTTATTAAATATTAGCATACTCACACCCACATCCACATTTCAATTAAATTCCCTTCCTCCACTTAGTCGTTCTGACAGGCGGGGGCAGAATAATACATTGTGATAGCATTTATAGGTGCCTTCATATTAGGGCTGAGATGGACTCTGGGGAAATTAAATGGCCGATGTGCTTACAttcacattttacattttaaatgtttataaTTGAGCGAATATATATTGatgtatatttcttttttttgttgaagtTTTCAAATTTCACACTGCCTTCATTCAGAGACACATTTCAAACAAGAACAGGTTCAAACTCAAGAGTAAAATCGGTGTTGTTTCAGAATGAGCTAATCTTGAACAAACTGACGAACAAGCTCACCCTGTTTCTGAATGGATATAGCAATGTTATAATACATCCTAAAACAGTCTCCTACAACATGTATGCTCGCCACAGGACACATTATTGTTATAACGTTATCCATTGCAAATAAAACACAGGGCTGCCTGAGGTAGATAGTACGCTTTTATATCTTTCCCTATCCcctctcttgcacacacacaaacacacacatggacaaactGGATGTCTAAAGCCACTGATGGAATGTATATTCATGCAAAAAACAttaggtatgtgtgtatgtgtgttgctcTGATAATTAGCAATGTATTTCCTATGACACATGCCAATTTGTgtgcatttattttactttacgtgtgtgtgtgtgtgtgtgtgtgtgtgtgtgtgtgtgtgtgtgtgtgtgtgtgtgtgtgtgtgtgtgtgtgtgtgtgtgtgtgtgtgtgtgtgtgtgtgtgtgtgtgtgtgtgtattcgtgtgtgtgagcgtagcATGTCTGGCTCGCTAGCGCTGAAGCCATGGTATGTGTGTTCTGTCACTGCAGTCCTGATCCTCTCCTCATTCCTGTCGTGTCGCCCCGGTGACGCTGGTCCGTCTGAGTACTTTAGCGGGGTTTAgcgtcccccagcccccccaaacacacgcaccctgCCACAGCGAGACATATCGACCTGCCGCAGTGATTATTTCCATCCAAGGTATCTCAGGAGGGCCCTTCAAGGGCCCTTAAGGCTCCTGTGTCTGGTCCTCGTGGATCAAGACCCTGCCCACTCTGGGAAAGGAAATCATAGTTCCTTTACTTATGGGgaccccatcacacacacacacacacacacacacacacacacacacacacacacacacacacacacacacacacacacacgcgcgcgcgcgcgcacacacacacacacacacacacacacacacacgcacatgcacatacacacacacacacacacagaaggactcattgtgtgtttgtctgtgtgtgtgcatgcgtgtgtatgtgtctgtgtatgtgcgttagtgcttgtgtttgtgtaattgtgtaattcgtgtaaaggtgtgtgtaagtgtgcatgtgtgtgtgtgtgtgtgtgtgtgtgtgtgtgtgtgtgtgtgtgtgtgtgcgtgtgcgcatgtgtgtgtttgtttttcaatgGTCTAGTTATACAATTGAGGTTATGTCATGTTATTCTGGTTGGTTGTTTAACTGAAGGAACACATTATGTGGGTGGAAAGAGAATGATCATAACCCCAAATGAATGATAACATGGTCATAGAATACATTTTACAACACACATACtatataaaataaagtaaaaaagtaaagtaaattgTTATACTATCATCAATTGAGTGtggctgtgagagacagagagatagataggGAAAGGCAAGGAAAGATACATATCTATAACTTTTTTCTACTTTAGTAAGTTTATGTTGAAAATATgatctgtctgtgcgtgcgttggGTGAtgtgcacatgtttgtgtgtgtgttggcatttcagtgcgtttgtgtgtttctcccatgtcaatgaacatgtgtgtgtgtgtgtgtgtgtgtgtgtgtgtgtgtgtgtgtgtgtgtgtgtgtgtgtgtgtgtgtgtgtgtgggtgtgggtgtgggtgcatgtgtgtgtgcgtgtgcatgtgtgtgtgtgtgtgtgtgtgtgtgtgtgtgtgtcattgtctgATGACCTTGTGCTGTCTGCTGATCTGACAGCCCACCACCCGTGGGCACACATGTGCATTCACTGATAGCCACCAGGCCACGGACTGACTGACTCCTAACTGGGGACTGACTGGTGGGCTGACTGACTAGCTGACTGACTGCCTCACTGGATGGCTGGCTGAATGACTACTTGACTGGATGGCTGActtactgactgactgactgactgactgactgactgactgactgactgaccgactggatggctgactgactgactgactgactgactgactgactgactgcctgGATGCCTCACTGACTATCTGACTGACTGCCTCACTGGATGGCTGAATGCCTGACCTACTGCCGGGATGTCTGACTGATTGGCTCAATGAATGCTTGACTggatggctgactgactgactgactgactgactgacggaCTGATTGGATGGCTTACTTATTGGCTCACTGAGTGACTCGATGGCTGGTTGACTAGTTGACTGAGAGGATGGCTGACtaactgtctgactgactggttACCTGACAGATTTACTGTTGGTCTGGTTCATTCACCAGCAAACCCTTTGACTCTATGTGACAGACATTCAAGGCTCCACAACAAACACAGCAGGCTCCCACTGGAGCGAATACACCTCCCAGTTTCTACCAACAACCAATAACCTGGCTATAGGAACCACAACGGACGTGTACCGTTACCGTTGCATACTCCTAGGCCCTTCAGATGACATATTTCATGAGGGAAGGTTTCTACAGTAAACTGCTACTGATCAATTAAGTCTGAGGGTGTTTCATTGGATCTGAGGGGAACGTTAGCAGACAGATGGAGGAGCTGAATATTCCCAGGGGTCCCGTCCCTCCATGTTCACAGAGCGCTAACACTCACAGCCGCCCTTCTCTCCTTGTGGTAAtaataaggacacacacacacacacagacacacacacacacacacacacacacacacacacacacacacacacacacagacacagacacagacacacacacacacacacacacacacacacacacacacacacacacacacacacacacacacacagtgcacagaCAGTGCACACAGGGAAATCATAATATTAACAAATCACCCACACAAAGATGATGCCTGATGGAACAGAAAtgcttgcattataacaaaccaaaaatCTAAATGAAAGAAATTAAGAAATACGATTTCATATGCACCATGATTTAAAAGTACAGCATGTGGAATAAAAGCTTCTTGGGCCACTAACATGAGACAACATATTTTATGTATGCTTTCTTTTGAAAGGCGATAATGTGTGGTCAAAAATGAAACCGCCAGCTTTCTGAAGGATGGTAAACATGTCAACGTACAGGGTCTCCATTCTGCACGCGTGATAATACAGCCTCATATTGACATCCATCACTTCTACTGTACCTCTTTAAAAAGATAAATGCTGTCAATGTTTCATGCCAGTTCATTTGAGATGCAAAGATTTTTCATCTGTGTGCAAAATGTCATCTCACCTCGATTCATTTCTGCATTAAACGTAATTGGAAGGATGATCGACTTTCTTCTGGGATTCCTTTGTGTTCGGGCCTTTGCCTCATTAGGTGAACAAGGTACACCTGGGCTACCTGTTAATTAAGTCTGACTTCTGTTCTTCAGTGCCTTTGTATATTCTTTCAGCGCGAATATCAAAGGAAATGTACATGGTGTAAATAATGTGTTGAATTATGTGTTGAATTGGCCACATCTCAGCATGAATCAAGAACCTCAACGAGTTAAAGCTTGTACTAATACACCGCACTTTAGCTTTCTAACAAAAGCTCCAGACTTGAATAGAGAGCTATTCATGGCAGCCATGAGTAACATTAGCATACCTGTTACAATGAAACGTATGATTTCCGTCAGTGGCGGAGCTAGAATGTTTTCAGTGGGGTGGCCAGGCTGAGACCAGAGATCATTTTGGGGTGGCACCTACATCTAAATGTGATAAAAGGCATCTTGAAATGTAGGGAATATTTAAGGCATGTAAACGCTGTAACTCTACATCATAATATTAATTCAGATGGTGGTGGAATTGTCAAACACTTTTACTTCATCAATTTCTTGCAGTCACCTAtgagttaatttttttttggatCAAAGAACATCATCAGAAATTTTTAATTTCTGACTCATTTTAAGTGACACATTCTGAAGGCCTTGTGTGTATAGATTGAACTCAGACTCTAAGACAACAAGTGCAGGTTGGTTTCAGCTTTCAGgtctgttaaaaaaacaaacactaacTCAACCTTCTGATCTAACACTGTAAAAGTCAAAAGTCAAAATGCAGTGCATTTATCagaaagataaataaattaCACAACTGCAAAAcgttcattttttttacttttgaattCCTGCCTCTAACATATACAAAATACATTAACTTGCCATAGATTCGCCTTACAACAGCCGTTATCTGCGATTATTGTGGTTTGTAGCAAAGCGATTCACAAAAGCACCAAAATCCAGGGCTTTTGCTCGTCTTGACTCTACACTTAAAACTCCTAGATTTCTGAGTCGAACATCATCCATGGTAGATTTAAGGTAGGTCTTGGCCAGTTTGAGTGTGGAAATGCTTTGTTAACAGCTATACTCACAGCAGGTAAGGCAATGTCTCTTTGCATAACCTGAACAGCTTTTAATGGTTCAATGACCTTTGGGAGTTCCACAATGTTAGATGGCATCTGTTCAAAACATGTGGACATAAGTGCCAGACATAATTGTTTAAAGTCTGCAAAATTGCAAAATTATtaaaagaataataatttaaaaaaaatgcaaatacgACAAGGGTGGCCACTGATTTTCATCTCTTGGGTTTTCTGCAAAATATGACAGAGATGAAAATGCgtctggtctgtctctctggcctCTTTCTCTGCATTATCATCACGATTCCTAGCATGAAAAGTTTTCTTCTCTTCATGAACATTTATCTTGTCTTCATAGTCATGTATTTTTTGTCCTTTAGTGGGTTCTGATCATCGCTTTAAAGCCCTGTTGTTATGATACGTCTCATTGTACATTGACTATGAGTTAATCACAAACCAACGTAACTCTTGTAATCGAGGCAAACTCAATTATAAGCAACATCTAATAATATGAGTTTCAGAGTGGACCTTTCCATGATCCTTTTCAGAATCGGTATTAGGAATACattattttgtatatttgtaaataagaaaggaacatttagaagaaaataaaagtttgtAAAATAGCCTACGTGCATTATActacaataaacaacaaaataaataatgatgctGAGAAAATGGATCTATAAATATGTTAAGGCGCAAGAAACTATTTATGGATATGTCCATTATAAATGTAGTATTATTACAGTAATTCCAGAGCATACCGAACTATTGCATGGTCGAATCATTGAAAATATAAATCATAAATAAAGGACGGGGTTGTAGCTTCTCACAAAGGTGAAATAAGTCCACGGACCGTTCTATTAAGGAGCCTCGGAATTGCTATTCATAGCAACCATGAGGAGGGATTTGAAAGTTTGCTGGCCACAGGCAAGAACCGTGGAGCGTCTCGGTGGAGAGTCTTGCCCTGGACGCGctcctgtgattggccagcagcaggcccaggaGTGGGTGTGAGACGCTGGGCCGAAATGACCTTTAACCCGGACAGCTTCGCCAGGGAGTCCAACTCCACCCTGATGAAAAACTCCCTTTAATCCTCTGTGGTATTGTTGTTTCGGGCTAGGTAGGACTCGGAGActggtaaatgttcaacacgtggtttattcAGAGGTGCAAGGTAAATGTGCTTTCACTCTGGAGGTAGGCCTAGTTAATGAAGCATCTCTTGAACAGAGGAAATAATTCAGTTTATATCGAAAATAGGCAGAATTGTAAATAAGCCATACCTACAGGTTCTTAtttacccaggtaaaccttCGGTCTGCGGAAATGGTAAAGAGGCCAATGTTTTTAGTTTTCTGACTTATCTTCAAACCCATACAACTTTGTACAGTGTTGACCACTCTGTGTGCAGAATAAGCTTTTCAGAACTGGTGTTCCAATGAGGTACTGATGAATAATTTGGTCTAAATAAAGCATAGCCTAAAATAATTGACGTCAGCCACCACAACATCAGTGGCCTGGCGGGATCAGTTTGTCGAGTAGGTTGACTTCTGCTCCAATAAACCTTCCGCCCCTCGCATGTTTTATTCAATCCTGGGCCGTCTGAGCTGTCCTTATCAAACAACACTTAGGattcaacacttttttttttacatttttgggttaaaaaagtgattaattaattattattttaacttttgttttgattgaattTTTTTCCAAGACCAAATAAGCAAGATTGAAGAGCTGCAGCTTTCCAATCTCGCTTTTTTTGGTCCTCCTAACCCTTAATTAttgattattaataattattattagcaGTCATACTATtagttattaatattaattattatttagtcATTTTCATTCGTTCTTAACCATAACTGAGGTCGGCGATGGGTAACGTCTTCTAGGTGGTTCACTGTTCACCTGCAGTTCCGCACATCTTTAATATCCCCTTGGTCTTCACTATGGCCCGATGGTAAGGAGGTATTGAGCTATGAAGCTAAGAATATTCCTCCCAGCTTGGCCCGCCATCAGGAGTTATAAATGAGAACCGGGCGCATATGTCTGAACACTGCTGCTGTTTTGCTGTGACTGCCTGGCATTTATTTGTTTCCTGAATGCCGGCGTGGTCAGATATCAGCTAGCCACTCCGGGCGGACCCCGGTCTTCACTCCCGGGCCGTGTTGACCCGGCCCGCCAGACTGCTGACTGATGATGTGGGCTGctctttttattcttattttggTGTCACTGAAACCAACGTGATTGCGTTTTACTTTGAAACAAAATTTTCGTTTTTCTTTTCGGGACCAGTCTTAGAGATAAAACTGAATCTGTAAAGAAACTCATATTGGAAATGGCGTTCAGAGAGAATTTGCATACACTTTCCCCACTCCGCCTGCCAAAATACAAAATGATGGGATCAATATTGTTTGTATCTCCGATATTTGGGAAGTCTCCATCCCAAACAGTTATgacatttaataaatatttttttgtgttttatccaTTTGCTAGAAAGGTGTGGGATGGAAGTTCTCATTTAGAGAGATTGTTAGGAACCATTTGTTCCTACTTTCCTAATGTGTCGGCTTACGTGGGTATATGTGAGTgcctctgtttatgtgtgtacctgtgtgtttgagtgtgtgcctgtgtgtgtgtgtgtgtgtttgtgtgtgttggtatgtgtgcttgtgtgaatgtgtatgtgtgtgtgtgtgtgtgtgtgtgtgtgtgtgtgtgtgtgtgtgtgtgtgtgtgtgtgtgtgtgtgcttgtgtgagtgtttgtttgtgtgtgtttgtatgtgttagttgtgtgtgtgtctgtgtgtgttggcatgtgcGCCTGGGTATGTTTAtacttgtgtctgtgttttgacatgtgtgccggtgtgtgtgtgtgtgtgtgtgcgtgtgtgtgtgtgtggtttggtgttattgcctgtgcgtgtgtgtgttttttggcatgtgttgtgtgtgtgtgtgtggtgtgtgtgtgtgtgtgtgtgtgtgtgtgtgtgtgtgtgtgtgtgtgtgtgtgtgtgtgtgtgttggtatgtgtgcctgtgtgtgtgtgtgtgtgtgtgtgtgtgtgtgtgtgtgtgtgtgtgtgtgtgtgtgtgtgtggtgtgtggtgtgtgtgtgtgtgtgtgtgtgtgtgtgtgtgtgtgtgtgtgtatgggtgggtTCTAGGCGGAACCAGAGGGACTTGGCCTTGCTCTCTGCTATCCACTCCTCCGGAAAAGTACCCTTCCAATAAAGACATCCTGGTCTAGCTTCCTGTAACCATAGCGATGGGTGTTTTGTCCAATCAGATTGCTGGACTGTGTGTCGAGGAAATGCTCCACTTCCTGCTGTTTACACAGACTTCCTCCGACTACGGTGAGTTCCAAATGTTTCACTTGGTCTTGGGAAGCTTCAGAGCCGCCTGCTGCCATATTCATTGAACATTTTCGGCAATTATTTACCAACTATACAATTTACTTTCACCAGTGAATTTCTAAGAAGGTAAGTTTCGACCCTTTATCATTTATATGTAGTGTTATTGAAGCTCCAAAACTTCCACCAGGTTTGCTTGAGATTTAGTGTCTCGAATGATCTTCAGTTTTTTAAAACATCACATAACGGTGAAAATGTTTTTAACAACGGCTTACGTGTTTGTATTTTCTCCTTGTGTCTAACTGCCATAACTCTTAGGTTCAGCCAACATGTCCTACAGACCCGAGGACCAGGGAGGTGAGCCTTTGGGCTCCTGGCTTCACGCGCATTCCTGCCCACGCCTCTCCCGATAAACAACACGTCATCCTCTAAAACTACAAAGATGGCGGCTAACCACGAGGTGACCAGCAGCAGCGTCCCCCTCCAGATCCCACCCCGGCCAGATCCCACCAACTCTCTCCCGGTCCCCGTTCCGGATCCAAGTCCCATCGTCCACCCCAAGAGGGGAGTGGCCGCCGGGGCCACGCAGACCCAGGCCCCGCGGCCCCCGGGGGCCTgtggccccccggggccctaCAGACCCTGCTGGAGCCTGGACCTGAAGGTGGCCGTGCTCCTGCTGACCGTCGCTGGAGCGCTGATCCTGTTGCTGTTGTACAGACTGCTACGGCTGAGGCACAGGTGACACAAAAGAGGATCGTCTAATCGTCGTATCCCACTGCGGCATGTAGAGCAGGAGGTCGAGCTGGCCACCAGCACGGTCGCTCGTTCGAATCAGCCGTCCGTTTGTGACACCGCAAGTGCGAGTGTCCCAGTCGAATGGATGACGACATCCGAGCGTCCTGAAACTGGTGTCCATCACCAGTTGATAGCGTCCACCAATCAACTCCTTTAAAGATGACGTGTTATAACAcccggtgtgagtgtgataggccgtcacaagccgttttgaacgTCGGCCCCTTCCATCATACatcgaggtggacacgcccacttgtgatgtcagaagaggcagatttcaaATCAgcttgtgacggctaatcacactcacacctggtggtataatatgtcacctttaagccaAATGGACACGACCacattgtgatgtcacaatTTTGCGTGGtgttgctgttattgttgttgttgttgttgtagctgCTAACGGTACTGTGTGTCGGCTTTAGGTTACAGATGGCCCGCAGCAGGCCCTCTCTGGAATACTACCGCTTCTACCACGCCGCCGGCTACACCCTCAAACAtcccccgccgcccccagcTCCACCCGGCCACAACGGCAACACACCGGATGTTCACGCACCCATTCAAACCATGACACCGCCGCCAACATCCACCTTTATCCTCCCATCTCCACCGgcgtccactcctcctcctcctcctcctcctcctcctcctcctcctcctcctcctcctcctcctcctcctctacccctTCTCCCCTTGCCCCCACCGCCGGTCGTCCTCCGTACTCCTCctacgccccctcctcctctcatcctccgCCCTCGGCCTTCCCCCGAGGCCCCCCGGCCTCACTCCTCCACGCCTCCGTACCTGACCCCGCCCGCACGCCACGCCACCCCGCCCAGCCCCCACTCGTCCTGGGGCGCGGGCTCCGACGTGGCCGAGGTGTACGCCCGCATCGGGGCCTTCAGGCCCGCCCGGCTGTCCAGCCTCTCCGGCCACACGCAGGTCATCCTG from Gadus macrocephalus chromosome 4, ASM3116895v1 includes these protein-coding regions:
- the LOC132455982 gene encoding uncharacterized protein LOC132455982, which encodes MAANHEVTSSSVPLQIPPRPDPTNSLPVPVPDPSPIVHPKRGVAAGATQTQAPRPPGACGPPGPYRPCWSLDLKVAVLLLTVAGALILLLLYRLLRLRHRLQMARSRPSLEYYRFYHAAGYTLKHPPPPPAPPGHNGNTPDVHAPIQTMTPPPTSTFILPSPPASTPPPPPPPPPPPPPPPPPPPPLPLLPLPPPPVVLRTPPTPPPPLILRPRPSPEAPRPHSSTPPYLTPPARHATPPSPHSSWGAGSDVAEVYARIGAFRPARLSSLSGHTQVILFEHSSL